A genomic segment from Dasania marina DSM 21967 encodes:
- a CDS encoding HlyD family efflux transporter periplasmic adaptor subunit: MSSPGVDADIDSASPNPSPGVGIGADESMDPASWAQLAVLKLQLRPHLAFYLHHYRGQPWYVLADELAGNYFRLPAAAFQLLSLLDGRHTVAEAYAQLAQTGVAPSYYEVAVLLGKLHNARLLQGDMPAAAVGAAQQSLPKSSVWQRLRQPLMQRVALIDPDRLLSRLLPWVQPIFSPAGFMLWLLVVLSALLLVGQHSADISQHLATRFADPVNILLLGLAYPLIKALHELAHGFATKVWGGEVHEMGLMFIVFIPLPYVDATASNGFYSKRRRILVASAGIMAELWLAAVAFLLWSQLDTGLLKDFCFNVAVIGSVSTLLFNGNPLLRFDGYYILMDMLEIPNLGSRSSQYLGYLCKRYLYGFTQAASPVRAEGERGWLLGYGVAAGIYRLFISLVIALYVASQFFFIGVILALWALANQWLLPSIKIARSLWQQAQQAQLQKRLLAVTGGLALALLLMLFVVPVSDSSYAQGVVSLPEQSIVRAGADGFIVSVQASDGDDVQVGQSLFSLTNYTLAQRSQRLQAYGDELAARYQQALVRDPAEAQKYAADLRLNAQGLADVQQQLGSLKLLSPVAGVLSMVAANDMPGRYIKQGDILAYVIDKQYLTARVVVSQADVDKVRRHTQAVQVKIHNRPQQTWQASIVREVPQASMRLPSRSLGTQGGGNIAVDARDDEGLAALDSLFQFEIILPALSPEAALPHRLSVRFIHTRRPLAQQGLAWLQQFLMTRFQI; encoded by the coding sequence ATGAGTTCGCCCGGCGTAGATGCAGATATAGATTCGGCCAGTCCCAACCCCAGCCCCGGTGTCGGCATAGGTGCTGATGAAAGTATGGACCCCGCCAGTTGGGCGCAGCTAGCTGTATTAAAGCTCCAGCTGCGGCCGCATTTAGCGTTTTATCTGCACCATTATCGAGGCCAGCCTTGGTATGTGTTAGCCGATGAGTTAGCGGGTAATTATTTTCGCCTGCCCGCCGCGGCCTTTCAGTTGCTCAGCTTGTTGGATGGCCGACATACCGTGGCCGAGGCCTATGCTCAGCTAGCGCAAACAGGCGTGGCGCCCAGCTATTACGAAGTCGCCGTGCTGCTAGGCAAGCTGCACAACGCCCGCTTGCTACAGGGCGATATGCCCGCCGCTGCGGTGGGTGCGGCGCAACAGTCGCTACCTAAAAGCAGTGTTTGGCAGCGCCTGCGTCAGCCCTTGATGCAGCGTGTTGCGCTGATAGACCCCGACCGTTTGCTCAGCCGCTTACTACCTTGGGTGCAGCCGATTTTTAGCCCGGCGGGTTTTATGCTGTGGTTGCTGGTGGTGCTGTCGGCACTGTTGCTAGTGGGACAGCACAGCGCCGACATTAGCCAACACTTAGCCACCCGTTTTGCCGACCCGGTCAATATTTTACTGTTGGGCCTGGCCTATCCCCTAATTAAAGCGCTGCATGAGCTAGCTCACGGTTTTGCCACCAAGGTATGGGGCGGCGAGGTGCATGAAATGGGGCTGATGTTTATTGTATTTATACCGCTGCCCTATGTGGACGCCACCGCCAGCAATGGCTTTTACAGTAAGCGCCGCCGCATTTTGGTGGCCAGCGCTGGCATTATGGCGGAGCTGTGGTTGGCCGCTGTGGCTTTCTTGTTGTGGTCGCAGCTGGATACGGGTTTATTAAAAGATTTTTGCTTTAATGTTGCGGTGATTGGTAGCGTCTCCACGCTGTTGTTTAATGGCAACCCGCTGCTACGTTTTGATGGCTATTACATCTTGATGGATATGCTGGAAATTCCCAATCTGGGCAGCCGCTCCAGCCAATACCTAGGCTACCTGTGCAAGCGTTATCTCTATGGTTTTACTCAAGCGGCGTCGCCAGTAAGGGCTGAGGGTGAGCGCGGGTGGTTGCTGGGCTATGGTGTGGCGGCGGGTATTTATCGTTTGTTTATTAGTCTGGTGATAGCGCTATACGTGGCCAGCCAATTTTTCTTTATCGGGGTGATCTTGGCGCTGTGGGCGCTGGCCAACCAGTGGCTGCTACCCTCCATTAAAATTGCCCGCTCGCTGTGGCAGCAGGCGCAACAGGCGCAGTTGCAAAAGCGTTTATTGGCGGTGACCGGCGGCTTGGCGCTGGCCTTGTTGCTGATGCTATTTGTGGTGCCGGTGAGCGATAGCAGCTATGCCCAGGGGGTGGTAAGCCTGCCGGAGCAGTCCATAGTTCGTGCCGGTGCCGATGGTTTTATAGTGTCAGTACAGGCCAGCGATGGCGATGACGTGCAGGTGGGCCAGTCCTTATTCAGTCTCACTAACTATACCCTAGCGCAGCGTAGCCAGCGCTTGCAGGCCTACGGCGATGAGCTGGCAGCGCGCTATCAGCAGGCGCTAGTGCGTGACCCTGCCGAGGCGCAAAAATACGCTGCCGACCTGCGTCTTAACGCACAGGGCTTGGCCGATGTGCAGCAGCAGTTGGGCTCGCTGAAATTACTCAGCCCGGTTGCGGGGGTGTTATCCATGGTGGCGGCCAACGATATGCCTGGCCGCTATATTAAACAGGGCGATATCTTGGCCTATGTGATAGACAAGCAGTACCTGACGGCGCGGGTGGTGGTAAGCCAAGCCGATGTTGATAAGGTGAGGCGCCATACTCAGGCGGTACAGGTAAAAATTCATAACCGGCCCCAGCAAACCTGGCAGGCCAGCATCGTGCGTGAAGTGCCGCAGGCGTCCATGCGCTTGCCCAGTCGTTCCCTGGGTACTCAGGGTGGTGGCAATATAGCCGTAGACGCTAGGGATGATGAGGGTTTGGCGGCATTAGATAGTTTGTTTCAGTTTGAAATTATCTTGCCCGCGCTGTCGCCAGAGGCGGCGTTGCCACACCGTTTGAGTGTGCGCTTTATCCATACCCGCCGGCCATTGGCCCAGCAAGGTTTAGCATGGTTGCAGCAGTTTTTGATGACTCGCTTCCAAATATAG
- a CDS encoding DUF4347 domain-containing protein — translation MKPLSMIFRRKAAEKLPLAMYNLESLEPRLLMSADPLGAADPTGLLGQIDDPLLLDDQAAAEQLLQAIATSAQNTPIITAASPDAINLSSLGQLSYQDSLNGPQATTFHSTDSAADGSTALMDDLAALLPAADDNIRQEIIFVDTSVEDYQTLLAGIPNNDEQTHYTIIEWQPGDDALADITHTLQALGEVDAIHIVSHGNDSGFALGDEWLSSNTLNDYQQSLSQWREFLDSEADLLIYGCELAAGEAGRDLLTSLASITGADIAASDDLTGAAALGGDWQLEHHTGQIDTAIAINLSAQASWNSTLGPPGTVDALWLTTIGDVSGASSPGLANWSAGELLEVADPNLRFETTPVPATGTTDGTFTAIVDFDDFNPVSVGGNDDVNIRSMHYVSTNITVGTNDTFDLQPGDVLVSVNDAETLKSTNTLVVGKEDVFVFRPDTANDYSSGSFYMLLQGLGTSGDEVRAITLVEQQTDVGGTTLNAGTFLFTQKNGGGFNHEDILTFSADEVGAGTTSGTKTVLISGADIGISESISGLELIETDTTIAGAPLTSGNILVSIWGSEDVGDNNLAATEYDVFVLDISKTSLEGPGFTAEGNATLLFDGDDNVRLDSGGVHISGLTLVSAPNAEPTLTATGNDPSFTEGGAAASLFSGASADTIEGSQTFIGMGLTVTNVNDGSDEKLNLDGTAIELTNGNGGITATNSLTYSVSVVGSTATVTITGGSLSAADTQTLVDNISYQNDSDDPNTSNRVVTITSLQDSGGTASSGDDTAELSIASTITLVGVNDEPTLTATASNPTFTETGVAQGLFSGASASTIESGQTFTAMTLTVTNVNDGSNEKLNIDGSTIWLINTILPGFTANNGLVYSVSVVSGTATISLSGSLSEAETQTLVDNLSYRNDSVVPSTSDRVITITSLKDNGGTANSGDNTAALALSSTVTMQEVNTEPGFSTTATDPTFIEGGAAASLFSGTNASTIELGQTLTDLSLTVTNVNDGSNEVLNIDGTTIALTNGNGGITANNSLVYSVSLVGSTATVSLVGGTMTGAQMEALVDGMNYQNNSDDPSISSRVVTLANLKDSGGVANGGDDTAALGIASTVTVLAVNDEPTLTATASNPTFTEGGAAQNLFSAAAVDTIEAAQTLSELTLTVNNVNNGADEILNLDGTAIALTNSSSGVTATNGLSYSVSVSGTTATITLSGGSINAAATQNLVKGISYQNNSEAPNTSNRVVTIISFKDSGGTANGGDDEVALSISSTVTVQAVNDVPTGSVTITGSAVEDQKLTANTSTISDNDGLGTFSYQWQRNGVAISGATGSSYILGDTDVDKAIQVVVSYTDGSGNAESLNSTATAAVANINDPLTGSVVVDGSTFMGSTVTANTSGLSDEDGLASFSYQWLRDGVAISGATGSSYLLSSDDASSDISVRVNATDSHGSVEARTSAAVAVESAFVVVTEPVVPEAPAPESPDSEESTEDTDDSSTAEESEESEDDEESEAAAYVASEAETFDNQSPAFGNLQGVDLEGLTGFANEFANGDNASANNNGSGINVRLLNKDSALATAVEASVSGSVNTGFSSLIDPLVLVRSQNLSDSLDSMRKNFIGKAERSQSILGGTVTATAGLSVGYVVWLVRSGVLLSSALSALPAWRFIDPLPILSQGNSGLAGGDDESLESIVANKSNAANDLPEQQTDNNNKLSH, via the coding sequence ATGAAGCCCCTTAGTATGATTTTTCGCCGCAAAGCGGCCGAAAAACTCCCCCTAGCGATGTATAACCTAGAATCACTGGAGCCTAGGTTACTCATGTCTGCCGACCCGCTAGGGGCCGCCGATCCCACCGGCTTATTAGGGCAAATAGACGACCCACTGCTACTTGATGATCAAGCGGCCGCCGAACAACTGCTACAAGCCATAGCCACCAGCGCTCAAAACACGCCCATAATAACCGCCGCCAGCCCTGATGCGATTAACCTCAGCAGCCTAGGGCAATTGTCCTATCAAGACAGCTTGAACGGCCCACAAGCCACCACTTTCCACAGCACCGATTCAGCAGCGGATGGCAGCACGGCATTAATGGACGACTTGGCTGCACTACTGCCTGCAGCCGATGACAACATCCGCCAAGAAATTATTTTTGTTGATACCAGCGTAGAGGATTACCAAACGCTGCTAGCGGGTATACCCAACAACGACGAGCAAACCCACTACACCATCATAGAATGGCAGCCCGGTGACGATGCCTTGGCTGACATTACCCATACCTTGCAAGCGTTAGGTGAGGTTGATGCCATACACATCGTCAGCCACGGTAATGACAGCGGCTTTGCCTTAGGTGACGAGTGGCTAAGCAGCAACACCCTAAACGACTATCAACAATCGCTTAGCCAGTGGCGCGAATTTTTAGATAGCGAAGCCGACCTATTAATTTACGGTTGTGAATTGGCCGCTGGTGAAGCCGGCCGTGACTTATTAACCAGCCTAGCCAGCATCACCGGTGCGGATATAGCCGCCAGTGACGATTTAACCGGTGCGGCAGCATTAGGTGGCGATTGGCAGCTAGAGCATCATACCGGGCAAATCGATACGGCTATCGCGATTAATTTATCGGCGCAGGCAAGCTGGAATTCTACTCTTGGCCCACCGGGAACGGTGGATGCGCTGTGGTTAACCACGATAGGCGATGTGTCTGGCGCTAGCTCACCAGGCCTCGCTAACTGGAGTGCAGGTGAGTTATTAGAGGTTGCCGACCCTAACTTACGATTTGAGACTACACCTGTACCTGCTACCGGTACTACTGATGGTACCTTTACTGCTATTGTCGATTTCGATGATTTTAACCCCGTTAGCGTGGGTGGCAATGATGATGTAAACATTCGTTCTATGCATTACGTGTCTACCAATATTACCGTAGGCACTAACGACACCTTCGATTTACAGCCAGGTGATGTGCTGGTGTCGGTTAACGACGCCGAAACCCTTAAAAGTACTAATACTCTCGTAGTGGGTAAAGAGGATGTATTTGTCTTTAGGCCCGACACTGCCAATGACTACAGCTCAGGTAGTTTTTATATGTTACTTCAGGGGCTAGGTACTTCGGGTGATGAAGTAAGAGCTATTACTTTAGTTGAGCAACAAACGGACGTGGGGGGTACCACCCTCAATGCGGGTACTTTCTTATTTACCCAAAAAAATGGTGGCGGTTTTAATCACGAGGATATTTTGACATTTAGCGCCGACGAGGTAGGGGCCGGTACCACCTCTGGCACTAAAACCGTGCTAATCAGCGGCGCTGACATTGGTATTTCAGAGAGTATTTCTGGTTTGGAGCTTATCGAAACTGATACCACGATTGCGGGTGCCCCGTTAACTTCTGGCAATATTCTGGTGAGTATCTGGGGTAGTGAGGATGTAGGCGATAACAATTTAGCCGCAACTGAATATGATGTATTTGTTCTCGATATCAGTAAAACTAGCTTAGAGGGGCCAGGGTTTACTGCTGAGGGTAATGCTACATTGTTATTTGATGGCGACGATAATGTCAGGCTAGACAGCGGCGGTGTGCATATAAGCGGCCTAACGCTGGTGAGTGCACCTAATGCCGAGCCAACCTTAACCGCCACCGGTAATGACCCAAGCTTCACCGAGGGCGGGGCAGCAGCAAGTTTATTTAGTGGCGCCAGTGCTGACACCATCGAAGGCAGTCAAACATTTATCGGCATGGGACTGACCGTTACCAATGTTAATGACGGTAGCGATGAAAAACTCAACCTTGATGGCACTGCTATTGAACTCACCAATGGCAACGGCGGTATCACCGCCACCAATAGCTTGACCTACAGCGTCAGCGTAGTGGGTTCTACGGCAACGGTGACAATTACTGGTGGCAGTTTAAGTGCCGCTGATACCCAAACCTTAGTCGACAACATTAGCTACCAAAACGACAGCGATGACCCCAATACTAGCAATCGCGTTGTTACCATTACCAGCTTGCAAGACAGCGGCGGCACAGCCAGTAGCGGCGACGATACTGCCGAGTTAAGCATAGCCAGCACCATTACCCTGGTCGGTGTTAACGATGAACCTACCTTAACCGCCACCGCCAGCAACCCCACCTTTACCGAAACGGGGGTAGCCCAAGGCCTGTTTAGTGGTGCCAGTGCCAGTACCATAGAAAGTGGCCAAACCTTTACCGCGATGACCTTAACCGTTACCAACGTCAATGATGGTAGTAATGAAAAACTCAACATCGATGGCAGCACCATATGGCTGATTAACACCATTCTCCCGGGGTTCACTGCTAACAATGGCCTAGTCTATAGCGTTAGCGTGGTGAGCGGCACGGCGACGATTAGTTTGAGTGGCAGCCTAAGTGAAGCAGAAACGCAAACACTGGTGGATAACCTGAGCTACCGGAACGACAGTGTTGTCCCTAGCACCAGCGATCGGGTCATCACTATTACCAGCCTGAAAGACAACGGCGGCACAGCCAATAGCGGCGATAATACCGCAGCACTCGCTCTTAGTAGTACGGTAACTATGCAAGAGGTGAACACTGAACCCGGTTTTAGCACCACGGCTACCGATCCTACGTTTATCGAAGGAGGGGCTGCTGCCAGCCTCTTTAGCGGTACTAATGCCTCGACTATAGAGCTGGGTCAAACACTTACGGATCTGAGCCTCACCGTCACCAACGTTAATGATGGTAGTAACGAAGTGCTTAATATAGATGGCACCACCATTGCCTTAACCAATGGCAACGGTGGTATTACCGCCAACAATAGTTTGGTTTACAGTGTGAGCCTAGTGGGGAGCACAGCCACTGTGAGCTTGGTGGGAGGCACCATGACGGGCGCGCAAATGGAAGCGTTGGTTGATGGTATGAATTACCAAAACAACAGCGACGACCCCAGCATCAGCAGCCGGGTAGTCACCCTTGCCAACCTCAAAGACAGTGGCGGCGTTGCCAATGGTGGTGACGATACCGCCGCGTTAGGCATCGCCAGTACCGTAACCGTGCTAGCCGTTAACGACGAACCCACGCTCACCGCCACCGCCAGCAACCCTACCTTTACCGAGGGGGGGGCTGCGCAAAACCTATTTAGCGCAGCGGCGGTTGATACCATAGAGGCTGCACAAACCCTTAGCGAACTCACCCTAACGGTAAATAATGTTAATAACGGCGCTGATGAAATCCTAAACCTAGACGGCACGGCCATAGCGCTCACCAATAGCAGCAGCGGCGTCACCGCCACCAATGGTTTGAGCTATAGCGTGTCGGTAAGCGGCACCACAGCCACCATCACCCTAAGTGGCGGCAGCATAAATGCAGCCGCTACGCAAAACTTGGTTAAGGGTATTAGCTACCAAAACAACAGTGAAGCACCTAATACCAGCAACCGAGTGGTGACCATCATTAGCTTTAAAGATAGCGGCGGCACGGCTAATGGTGGCGATGATGAAGTGGCGTTGAGTATTAGCTCTACCGTGACGGTACAGGCGGTAAATGATGTGCCTACCGGCAGTGTCACTATTACCGGCTCGGCGGTGGAAGACCAAAAACTCACAGCTAACACCTCCACTATCAGCGATAACGATGGTTTGGGAACCTTTAGCTACCAATGGCAGCGCAATGGCGTGGCCATTAGCGGCGCTACCGGTAGTAGCTACATCCTAGGCGATACCGATGTCGATAAAGCGATACAGGTAGTGGTGAGTTATACCGACGGCAGCGGCAATGCAGAAAGCCTCAACAGCACGGCGACAGCAGCAGTGGCTAATATCAATGACCCGTTAACCGGCAGTGTGGTTGTGGATGGCAGCACCTTTATGGGCAGCACGGTAACCGCTAACACCTCAGGGTTGTCGGATGAGGATGGCCTTGCCAGTTTTAGTTACCAATGGTTGCGTGACGGTGTGGCCATTAGCGGTGCTACCGGCAGTAGCTATTTGTTAAGCAGTGATGACGCGAGTAGCGACATCAGTGTGCGGGTAAATGCTACCGACAGCCACGGCTCGGTAGAGGCTCGCACCAGTGCAGCGGTGGCGGTTGAGTCTGCGTTTGTAGTTGTGACTGAGCCGGTAGTGCCAGAGGCACCAGCGCCTGAAAGCCCAGACTCAGAAGAAAGTACTGAGGATACTGACGATAGTAGCACAGCAGAAGAATCAGAAGAGTCAGAAGATGATGAAGAGAGCGAAGCTGCGGCCTATGTAGCGTCAGAGGCTGAAACGTTCGATAACCAGAGTCCAGCCTTTGGTAATTTGCAGGGTGTCGATTTAGAGGGCTTAACCGGCTTTGCTAATGAATTTGCTAATGGTGACAATGCATCCGCTAACAACAATGGCAGCGGTATTAACGTACGCTTGCTGAATAAAGATTCTGCCTTAGCCACGGCGGTAGAAGCCAGTGTGTCGGGCAGCGTTAATACTGGTTTTTCTTCTCTTATTGATCCTTTGGTGTTGGTGAGATCGCAAAATTTATCGGACAGCTTAGATAGCATGAGGAAAAATTTTATTGGCAAGGCTGAGCGCAGCCAATCCATATTGGGTGGCACAGTTACCGCTACGGCAGGTTTGTCCGTGGGTTATGTGGTGTGGCTGGTACGCAGTGGCGTGTTATTAAGCAGTGCTTTAAGCGCCTTACCCGCATGGCGTTTTATTGATCCCCTGCCCATATTGTCGCAGGGCAATAGCGGCTTGGCGGGCGGAGATGATGAATCACTAGAGTCTATAGTGGCCAATAAAAGTAATGCCGCCAATGATCTGCCTGAACAGCAAACCGATAACAATAATAAGTTGAGTCATTAA
- a CDS encoding DnaJ domain-containing protein, translating to MIRLILIIAIVVAIVIVLKQVKNTPPAQRKKLYLKLTIGLSAAVVVLLALTGRIHWIGGLIAASVPLLRSALPHVLQYLPFLRKYFSQQTHNDQQAPPASTVDLSVEQAYQILGLTADADTDAVIAAHRKLIQKMHPDRGGNDYLAAQINQAKDILLKHLA from the coding sequence ATGATACGTCTCATCCTCATTATTGCCATTGTTGTGGCGATAGTGATAGTACTTAAGCAAGTTAAAAACACCCCGCCCGCCCAGCGTAAAAAACTTTATCTCAAGCTAACCATAGGCTTAAGCGCTGCGGTGGTGGTTTTGCTAGCCTTAACCGGGCGCATACATTGGATAGGCGGCCTCATTGCCGCCTCTGTGCCGCTGTTGCGGTCAGCCCTGCCCCATGTGTTACAGTATCTGCCTTTTTTGCGAAAGTATTTTAGCCAACAAACGCACAACGATCAGCAAGCCCCACCGGCCAGTACAGTAGACCTTAGCGTGGAGCAGGCCTACCAAATCTTGGGTTTAACCGCCGACGCCGACACAGACGCGGTAATCGCCGCCCATCGCAAACTAATACAAAAAATGCACCCCGACCGTGGCGGTAATGATTACCTAGCCGCACAAATCAACCAAGCCAAAGATATTTTGCTTAAACATCTAGCTTAA
- the msrA gene encoding peptide-methionine (S)-S-oxide reductase MsrA: protein MPTHTVLASNMQPPFPPHCEQVLFGMGCFWGAERKFWQLPGVYTTAVGYAGGTGENPSYNDVCSGLTGHAEVVLVVYDPQQRSFESLLSCFWQSHNPTQGMRQGNDTGSQYRSAIYVNNDSALAQAEASQQCYQKQLDARGLPAITTEILLMPPFYYAEDYHQQYLDKNPNGYCGLGGLGVAYSGA, encoded by the coding sequence ATGCCTACACATACGGTGTTAGCTAGTAATATGCAGCCGCCATTTCCACCGCACTGTGAACAAGTGCTGTTTGGCATGGGGTGTTTTTGGGGGGCTGAGCGCAAGTTTTGGCAATTGCCGGGGGTGTACACCACCGCCGTGGGCTATGCTGGCGGCACTGGCGAAAACCCCAGTTATAATGATGTTTGCAGTGGCTTAACCGGCCATGCCGAAGTGGTGTTGGTGGTATACGATCCCCAGCAAAGAAGCTTTGAGAGCCTGTTAAGCTGTTTTTGGCAAAGCCATAACCCCACTCAAGGTATGCGCCAAGGCAACGATACCGGCTCGCAGTATCGCTCGGCCATCTATGTTAATAATGACAGCGCGCTAGCGCAGGCCGAAGCTTCCCAGCAGTGTTACCAAAAACAGTTGGATGCGCGGGGTCTACCTGCTATCACCACCGAAATTTTATTAATGCCACCATTTTATTATGCTGAGGACTATCACCAGCAATACTTGGATAAAAACCCCAATGGCTATTGTGGCTTGGGTGGCTTAGGGGTGGCCTACAGCGGCGCATAA
- a CDS encoding efflux RND transporter periplasmic adaptor subunit: MLCVLLAINSPLSWAEDKPLPPLDCVISPYQTVDLSSSVAGVLDKIYVEKSDFIAQGQVAASLEAGVEKSSVVLAKARADIQSEVEVSKVNKAFDQRRKERIDVLYEKKSVSFDTKDQAEREYNLSTWRLQQSLDLKNIRQLELRRAQEQLKQKTIRTPIDGYVLQVFKEAGEYVEDQPIMRIAQLDPLYVEAIVPIEFYGRIRAGMTAQVHPETNVQQPRVAVVTVVDKVGDAASGTFAVRLNLPNPDYQLPAGLKCSMKFTESGAVASSAQQQSASSVIAVPQ; the protein is encoded by the coding sequence ATGCTGTGTGTATTATTGGCGATCAACTCGCCCTTAAGCTGGGCTGAAGATAAACCGCTGCCCCCCTTAGACTGCGTAATCAGCCCCTATCAAACGGTGGACCTGTCTAGTTCTGTGGCTGGGGTGCTGGATAAAATCTATGTAGAAAAAAGCGATTTCATTGCTCAAGGCCAAGTGGCGGCAAGCCTAGAGGCTGGGGTGGAAAAATCTTCAGTGGTGTTGGCCAAGGCCAGGGCGGATATACAGTCCGAAGTTGAAGTGAGTAAGGTTAATAAAGCGTTTGATCAGCGCCGCAAAGAGCGTATAGACGTGCTCTACGAAAAGAAAAGCGTGTCCTTTGATACCAAAGATCAGGCTGAGCGCGAATACAATTTATCCACCTGGCGCTTACAGCAATCTCTGGATTTAAAAAATATACGCCAATTGGAGTTGCGCCGTGCGCAGGAACAGCTCAAACAAAAAACTATACGCACGCCTATAGACGGCTATGTACTGCAGGTATTTAAAGAGGCTGGTGAATATGTAGAAGACCAGCCCATTATGCGTATAGCCCAACTAGACCCACTGTATGTTGAGGCCATAGTGCCTATAGAATTTTACGGCCGCATTCGTGCCGGTATGACGGCACAGGTACATCCAGAAACCAACGTGCAACAACCCAGAGTAGCGGTGGTAACGGTAGTCGATAAAGTGGGTGATGCTGCCAGCGGCACCTTTGCGGTAAGGCTTAATTTACCCAACCCTGATTATCAGTTACCCGCGGGCTTAAAATGTTCGATGAAGTTCACCGAATCAGGCGCAGTTGCTAGCAGTGCCCAGCAGCAGAGCGCATCATCAGTCATAGCCGTGCCCCAATAA
- a CDS encoding efflux RND transporter periplasmic adaptor subunit has protein sequence MDYLAWLDLQCRMLPNVQRAIVALAAEPGQSLQLMASWPQQTIATSDLLDTATLAASRRAPVVSVAEDASGRSMMLLAQTLATPQAAVIVVELPAQHEQQKLLLQLLAWGESWLQLLAQQPASTASGDVEVPEQDYSVLAAACSEPLLKTSIEAAATCLAQLFGCQQVAIGLKSGEDVVLQGLAHNTAFNVKTNMARSVEELMAECLQHGHALQAPHTLAAAQTIACPAHQHYAELHKTPIYSLPMCRQDQQLGVLSLQRDQPFNAEEEQRLATLSGFLGALFEAKRLSERSLLQRGRDSLRQGWAAAVTSHGGRGKYLLVAVAVCLGLLLMGSGTYRVAAAAKLEGVIQRAVVAPIDGYVSQAHARAGESVSLGQVIAELDDTELKLEYRRLQNQHDEYQQQYRKELADRNLAQSQIVHAQMAQAAAELQLLQEQLKRTQLTVPFDGVIIEGDLSRSLGAPVSKGQVLFEIAPLNEYRLVLNIDERDVPHVKAGQHGRLFLNAYPDTAIEFEVSDVATVFERDGARISYRTEARLLENALFLRPGMQGLAKVDVGERRYSWMLSHSFVDWLSLKLWAWLP, from the coding sequence ATGGATTATCTCGCCTGGTTAGATTTGCAGTGCCGTATGCTGCCCAATGTGCAGCGCGCCATTGTGGCGTTAGCGGCTGAGCCCGGTCAGTCGCTACAATTAATGGCTAGCTGGCCCCAGCAAACTATAGCGACCAGCGACTTATTAGACACCGCTACTTTGGCCGCTAGTCGGCGGGCACCGGTAGTCAGCGTGGCCGAAGATGCTAGCGGCCGCAGCATGATGTTGTTAGCGCAAACGCTAGCTACCCCGCAAGCGGCCGTTATTGTGGTGGAGTTACCCGCCCAGCATGAGCAGCAAAAGCTACTGCTACAGCTATTGGCTTGGGGCGAGTCATGGCTGCAGTTATTGGCGCAACAGCCAGCTAGCACGGCTAGTGGTGATGTTGAGGTGCCCGAACAAGATTACAGCGTACTGGCTGCAGCCTGCAGCGAGCCGCTACTCAAAACTTCAATAGAAGCTGCCGCTACCTGCTTAGCGCAATTGTTTGGCTGCCAACAAGTCGCTATAGGCCTAAAGTCAGGTGAGGATGTGGTGCTGCAGGGGCTGGCCCATAATACTGCTTTTAACGTCAAAACCAATATGGCCCGCAGTGTCGAAGAGCTAATGGCCGAGTGCCTACAGCACGGCCACGCGCTACAGGCGCCGCACACTTTAGCGGCTGCACAAACCATCGCCTGCCCTGCTCATCAACATTATGCCGAGTTACATAAAACCCCGATTTATAGCCTGCCTATGTGTCGGCAAGATCAGCAGTTGGGGGTGTTATCGCTGCAACGAGACCAGCCCTTTAATGCCGAGGAAGAGCAGCGTTTGGCAACGCTTAGTGGCTTTTTGGGCGCATTATTTGAGGCTAAGCGGCTAAGTGAGCGCTCGCTACTACAGCGCGGCCGCGATAGCTTGCGGCAGGGCTGGGCGGCGGCAGTGACTAGCCACGGTGGTCGCGGCAAATACCTGTTGGTGGCGGTGGCGGTGTGCTTGGGCTTGTTGCTAATGGGTTCGGGTACTTACCGGGTGGCGGCAGCGGCTAAATTAGAAGGCGTGATTCAACGAGCGGTGGTGGCGCCTATAGATGGTTATGTATCACAGGCGCATGCCAGAGCCGGCGAGTCGGTAAGCTTAGGGCAGGTGATCGCCGAGCTAGATGATACCGAGCTGAAACTGGAATACCGACGCCTGCAAAATCAGCACGATGAATACCAGCAGCAATACCGCAAAGAGCTGGCCGATAGAAACCTAGCGCAATCGCAAATCGTTCATGCACAAATGGCACAAGCGGCGGCCGAGCTGCAATTGCTACAAGAACAGCTCAAGCGCACTCAGCTTACCGTACCTTTTGATGGCGTGATTATAGAGGGCGATTTAAGCCGTTCACTGGGCGCACCGGTGAGCAAGGGCCAGGTGTTGTTTGAAATTGCGCCGCTCAACGAATACCGCTTAGTGCTCAATATAGACGAGCGCGATGTGCCCCATGTAAAAGCCGGTCAGCACGGCCGTTTATTTCTCAACGCCTACCCTGATACCGCTATTGAGTTTGAAGTGAGCGATGTTGCCACTGTGTTCGAGCGCGATGGCGCGCGCATTAGCTACCGCACCGAAGCACGCTTATTAGAAAACGCCTTATTTTTACGCCCCGGTATGCAGGGCCTAGCCAAGGTGGACGTGGGTGAGCGCCGCTATAGTTGGATGCTTAGCCACAGCTTTGTGGATTGGCTAAGCCTTAAATTATGGGCCTGGCTGCCATGA